One stretch of Priestia megaterium DNA includes these proteins:
- a CDS encoding MFS transporter has translation MSATHQQRFWILVSLVAISGFSQGMLLPLIAIIFEKDGLSSTINGLNATGLYLGILFISPFMEGPLRRYGYKPIIAAGGLLVIVSLALFPLWKSVVFWFVLRLFIGIGDHALHFGTQTWITSSSPADKRGRNISLYGLFFGIGFAVGPLMTPLIEISQALPFMISSALCLITWVFLFLIKNEFPLQEIEVNSLKETAKRFSKAAKYAWIAFLPPFGYGFLESSLNGSFPVYGLRIGLQVEFISLLLTSFAVGAIVFQLPLGILSDKFGRKLVLGWILSIGAVTFFTASLLEETAIPLVACLFIAGMVVGSTFSLGISYMTDLIPTRLLPTGNLLCGIAFSIGSLAGPYIGGTFIQFFHHVSFFNIISGMLGLIFIVLFMFGQKIPMQQKTSENL, from the coding sequence ATGAGTGCTACTCATCAACAACGTTTCTGGATTTTAGTTAGCCTTGTCGCCATTTCTGGATTCAGCCAAGGTATGCTGCTGCCTTTAATTGCTATTATTTTTGAGAAAGACGGTCTTTCTTCTACTATAAATGGATTAAACGCAACTGGATTGTACCTAGGCATTTTATTTATTTCTCCTTTTATGGAAGGGCCGCTTCGCAGATACGGATATAAACCAATTATCGCAGCAGGCGGACTTTTAGTTATTGTATCTTTAGCTTTGTTTCCCCTGTGGAAATCTGTTGTTTTTTGGTTTGTGCTCCGTTTATTTATTGGAATAGGAGATCACGCGCTGCACTTTGGAACTCAAACGTGGATTACATCATCTTCCCCTGCTGATAAACGAGGTCGAAACATTTCATTGTACGGGCTGTTTTTTGGTATTGGTTTTGCTGTTGGTCCTTTAATGACGCCGTTAATTGAAATTAGCCAAGCACTTCCTTTTATGATTTCTTCAGCTCTATGCCTCATAACGTGGGTATTTTTATTTTTGATAAAAAATGAATTCCCCCTACAAGAAATTGAGGTTAATTCATTAAAAGAAACGGCTAAGCGATTTTCTAAAGCGGCTAAATATGCTTGGATTGCTTTTTTGCCGCCTTTTGGATATGGTTTTTTAGAATCATCACTGAACGGAAGCTTTCCTGTATATGGTTTACGAATTGGTTTGCAAGTAGAGTTTATTTCACTGCTGCTGACTTCCTTTGCAGTTGGAGCTATTGTATTTCAGCTTCCTCTTGGGATACTGAGCGATAAATTCGGACGGAAGTTAGTATTAGGATGGATTTTATCAATTGGAGCCGTGACGTTTTTTACAGCAAGTTTATTAGAAGAAACCGCTATTCCATTAGTAGCTTGTTTATTTATAGCAGGCATGGTTGTAGGTTCTACGTTTAGTTTAGGAATTAGCTATATGACAGATTTAATCCCTACTCGTTTACTGCCTACAGGCAATTTACTATGCGGTATTGCTTTTAGTATCGGAAGCCTTGCCGGCCCTTACATTGGCGGTACTTTTATTCAGTTCTTTCACCATGTCAGCTTTTTTAATATTATTAGCGGAATGCTTGGCCTTATTTTTATCGTTCTTTTTATGTTCGGACAAAAAATTCCTATGCAGCAAAAAACAAGCGAGAACTTATAA